Proteins from a genomic interval of Sinobacterium caligoides:
- a CDS encoding YigZ family protein, translating to MKQPYLIPAAMLEHCYEVKKSKFIARVYHAEDRAAAMAALALAQHDYPDARHHCWAYLLGDPRQPSSAAFSDDGEPSGTAGKPILNVLNHRGIGDIMVVIIRYFGGIKLGAGGLVRAYSSSTQQAIERLSTVTLVPKAVFVLHSDYAAEPELRRFIDAQGGAIDSADYGLELRLVVSLPLSAEADLQHFLAGRKGISLQQAE from the coding sequence GAAAAGCAAGTTTATTGCGCGTGTCTATCATGCCGAAGATCGTGCCGCGGCGATGGCTGCGTTGGCGTTGGCGCAACATGATTATCCTGATGCGAGACACCATTGTTGGGCTTACCTGTTAGGTGACCCCCGTCAGCCGAGCAGCGCTGCGTTCAGTGATGATGGTGAGCCTTCGGGGACGGCGGGTAAACCGATTCTCAACGTACTCAATCATCGCGGCATCGGCGATATCATGGTCGTGATCATTCGTTATTTCGGTGGTATTAAGCTGGGAGCGGGGGGCTTGGTTAGGGCCTATTCCAGTTCGACACAACAGGCGATTGAGCGTCTAAGTACAGTGACGCTAGTGCCGAAGGCGGTTTTTGTCTTACATAGCGACTATGCCGCAGAGCCCGAGCTGAGACGCTTTATTGATGCTCAGGGGGGAGCAATCGATTCGGCGGACTATGGGCTAGAACTGAGATTGGTCGTCAGCCTTCCGCTGAGTGCTGAAGCTGATTTACAGCATTTTTTGGCCGGGCGTAAAGGGATATCTTTGCAGCAAGCTGAATAG
- a CDS encoding glutaredoxin family protein, producing MKKIILFALVVLTIEMRHDIADLFDPPPPFDASKTKVVLYSASWCRYCAKVRALFDQYDVQYTEYDVEKSVRGKQGYDALGGGGIPITVINDGVVRGYDRDKIKQLLGH from the coding sequence ATGAAAAAAATCATTCTCTTCGCACTGGTTGTATTGACGATCGAGATGCGTCATGACATCGCAGACCTCTTCGACCCGCCACCACCTTTCGACGCAAGTAAAACCAAAGTCGTGTTATATAGCGCCAGCTGGTGTCGTTATTGCGCTAAAGTTCGTGCCCTTTTTGATCAGTATGACGTCCAATATACGGAATACGACGTAGAGAAATCTGTGCGCGGAAAGCAAGGATACGATGCTCTAGGAGGCGGAGGCATCCCCATCACCGTCATCAATGATGGCGTGGTTAGAGGCTATGATCGAGACAAAATTAAACAGCTTCTCGGCCATTAG